A segment of the Chryseobacterium scophthalmum genome:
TGACAAGGGAAGAAATTGCAGTGGGCAATCAGACCTTATTTATCTTCCTGCTTTGTGTGATGTTCATTTACCTGTTACTGTCGGCACAATACGAGAGCTTCATACAACCGCTCACGGTCATCTTTTCACTACCGTTCGGTATCATGGGTGCTTTTGTAGGACAGCATCTTGCAGGATTGGAAAACAACATCTATTTCCAGGTTGCCCTCATTATGCTCGTAGGTCTGTTGGCGAAGAATGCAATTCTGATTGTTGAATTTGCGCTGCACCGGAGAAATAACGGAGAAACCATTGCTGCTGCCGCCATCAATGCAGCCAAAGCAAGGCTACGCCCGATTTTAATGACCTCGTTGGCATTTATCGCAGGTATGCTCCCGCTTGTATTCTCTTCGGGAATGGGTGCGGTCGGAAACCGCTCAATCGGTACGGGAGCAGCAGCAGGCTTGCTGATAGGAACCCTATGCGGTGTATTGGTCATCCCCGTTCTGTTTGTCATTTTCCAATGGTTGCAGGAAAAGGTAAAACCGATAAAAGTAAAAGAAATTTTGGTTGAAGAACCGGATAATATTTAACGATATAAAAGTTGAAGTTTTGAAAAACATAAAAATTGCAAAATGGTTTCCGCTCGTTGCTCTGTTATTTACGTTGCAATCCTGTTTTGTGGCAAAGCAATATGAGCGTCCACAAAACACACTGCCCACGGTAGACTTATTCCGAAAGGAATACCAGCAGGTGGACAGCACTAATATAGGACTGATAAAAAGGGTAGATTTTTTTAAGGACCCTATTCTTCAGACGCATATCGAAACCGCTTTACGGGAAAATCTGGATATGAACATTGCTTTGGAAAATATAAAGGCAAGCCAGTCTTATTATCTGCAATCGGGCAAGGCATTCCTGCCCTCAGTAAACTTTGGACCCGCAGCGGGTTATACTACGCAATCACAGCACACGCAGTTCGGTCGGTTGATCGGAGAACGAAATCATATCGTTCAATACGATCTGACGGCTTCGCTTTCCTGGGAAGCAGATATATGGGGCAAAATGACGAGTTCAAAAAGAGCGACTTTTGCCGATATGCAGCGCACCATAGCCGGACAGCAGGCATTCCAGACCACGCTGATTAGCAACGTAGCTTCATTATATTACCAGCTATTGGTATTGGACGAACAGAAGAAAGTAACAGCACATACCATTGAAACAAGAACAAAATCATTGGAAACTTCCAAAGCATTGAAACTTGGCGGAACACTGACCGAAGCAGCAGTAAAACAGAGCGAGGCATTGATATACAATGCACAGTCGCTTTTGGTTCAGATAAACAATCAGATTGAAATTACCGAAAATGCTTTTAACCTGCTTTTGGCGACCGAACCCAAAACCGTTGAGCGGGGAACATTGGACGGGCAGCAGGCAGTAACGGATTTAGCCGTAGGCGTACCGTATCAGCTTTTGTCGAACCGTCCCGATGTAC
Coding sequences within it:
- a CDS encoding efflux transporter outer membrane subunit, with amino-acid sequence MKNIKIAKWFPLVALLFTLQSCFVAKQYERPQNTLPTVDLFRKEYQQVDSTNIGLIKRVDFFKDPILQTHIETALRENLDMNIALENIKASQSYYLQSGKAFLPSVNFGPAAGYTTQSQHTQFGRLIGERNHIVQYDLTASLSWEADIWGKMTSSKRATFADMQRTIAGQQAFQTTLISNVASLYYQLLVLDEQKKVTAHTIETRTKSLETSKALKLGGTLTEAAVKQSEALIYNAQSLLVQINNQIEITENAFNLLLATEPKTVERGTLDGQQAVTDLAVGVPYQLLSNRPDVRAAEYELMRTFQMVNVTKADFYPSLRLTASSGFQSIDIDQLFSPRAIFSNVIASLTQPLWNQRKLKTRHEISLANQQIAYLNYRKSILNAGKEVSDALSNFKSHNQIEEFKTKERDAYQTATRYSEQLMNHGLANYLEVLRAQENELNTQINILDAKYQKLSSIVQLYRALGGGWE